From one Marmota flaviventris isolate mMarFla1 chromosome 1, mMarFla1.hap1, whole genome shotgun sequence genomic stretch:
- the Lhx5 gene encoding LIM/homeobox protein Lhx5, with protein MMVHCAGCERPILDRFLLNVLDRAWHIKCVQCCECKTNLSEKCFSREGKLYCKNDFFRRFGTKCAGCAQGISPSDLVRKARSKVFHLNCFTCMVCNKQLSTGEELYVIDENKFVCKDDYLSSSSLKEGSLNSVSSCTDRSLSPDLQDPLQDDPKETDNSTSSDKETANNENEEQNSGTKRRGPRTTIKAKQLETLKAAFAATPKPTRHIREQLAQETGLNMRVIQVWFQNRRSKERRMKQLSALGARRHAFFRSPRRMRPLGGRLDESEMLGSTPYTYYGDYQGDYYAPGSNYDFFAHGPPSQAQSPADSSFLAASGPGSTPLGALEPPLAGPHAADNPRFTDMISHPDTPSPEPGLPGALHPMPGEVFSGGPSPPFPMSGTSGYSGPLSHPNPELNEAAVW; from the exons ATGATGGTGCACTGTGCCGGTTGCGAGCGGCCCATCCTCGACCGCTTTCTGCTGAACGTGCTGGACCGCGCGTGGCACATCAAATGTGTTCAGTGCTGCGAGTGCAAAACCAACCTCTCGGAGAAGTGCTTCTCGCGCGAGGGCAAGCTCTACTGCAAAAATGACTTCTTCAG GCGTTTCGGCACAAAGTGTGCAGGATGCGCACAGGGCATCTCCCCCAGCGACCTGGTGCGCAAAGCCCGGAGCAAAGTCTTCCACCTCAACTGCTTCACCTGCATGGTGTGCAACAAGCAGCTGTCCACGGGTGAAGAGCTCTACGTCATCGACGAGAACAAGTTTGTGTGCAAAGATGACTACCTGAGCTCCTCCAGCCTCAAGGAGGGCAGCCTCAACTCGG TGTCATCCTGTACGGACCGCAGTTTGTCCCCGGACCTCCAGGACCCCCTGCAGGACGACCCCAAGGAGACGGACAACTCGACCTCGTCGGACAAAGAGACGGCCAACAACGAGAATGAGGAGCAGAACTCGGGCACCAAGCGGCGCGGCCCGCGCACCACCATCAAAGCCAAACAGCTGGAGACGCTCAAGGCCGCCTTCGCCGCCACGCCCAAGCCCACACGCCACATCCGCGAGCAGCTGGCTCAGGAGACTGGCCTCAACATGCGTGTCATCCAG GTGTGGTTTCAGAACCGACGGTCCAAAGAACGCCGGATGAAACAGCTGAGCGCGCTGGGCGCCCGGAGACACGCCTTCTTCCGGAGTCCACGGCGCATGCGTCCGCTGGGGGGCCGCTTGGACGAGTCCGAGATGTTGGGGTCCACCCCGTACACCTACTATGGAG ACTACCAAGGCGACTACTACGCGCCGGGAAGCAACTATGACTTCTTCGCGCACGGCCCGCCGTCGCAGGCGCAGTCCCCGGCCGACTCGAGCTTCCTGGCTGCCTCGGGGCCCGGATCGACGCCGCTGGGCGCGCTGGAGCCGCCGCTCGCCGGCCCGCACGCCGCCGACAACCCCAGGTTCACCGACATGATCTCGCACCCGGACACGCCGAGCCCCGAGCCGGGGCTGCCGGGCGCGCTGCACCCCATGCCCGGCGAGGTGTTCAGCGGCGGGCCCAGCCCGCCCTTCCCCATGAGCGGCACCAGCGGCTACAGCGGACCCCTGTCGCACCCCAACCCCGAGCTCAACGAGGCCGCCGTGTGGTAA